Proteins from a genomic interval of Nerophis lumbriciformis linkage group LG01, RoL_Nlum_v2.1, whole genome shotgun sequence:
- the sycp2 gene encoding synaptonemal complex protein 2 isoform X2: protein MTSELEKALEDILKSGDHATLNGFLRNTTNVATLIKCPQRFLNKLDVLMTRSLEQNDSTTACEGLAILHKCGKNLKLPDGGQGLSGIITQGLIKKMVQWFEKCKKLWIQRGSYSDEYLSRLSENFFDAVMVVHEASQEGAYGITESFLYSIGQLVIDARIYIVIKKEAIRKLNMILEKIPVELKKDKKILTSQEASEIMTKLAGQILHCGDYDLQIALIEALFRMTTPIQRKQQTDHWFSMAHVAGAFVQIQVSEFEADCRSFLNFVNGIQGDRRRVHSFPCLAIYLDKFELLMPADDKLKEFWIDFNLGSQCISFYFSCAEEKSQTGLWDTICISENEVQSYTVTEMGTRQVLKLQLSDVVMAGMVEGSSLAIHFSSTLDILQTVGYVYGNKKTKNTVGKTSVVKTTVNVIMEEGSSQTVVPESQISLGNSDKNTASHLIQARPTSAKTPTKMRISESTICISSSSKGSVHGPSSFLSGGIPSRKPSLEMRPASNRKRETIFTEETTSDENVNRGPSPYTTKSDDSRKQNIPVVIATGMMLAAQGTDQSQENCFVPDTQPVTERNASHWSKMSVSEMLMMPTQKISSLSRLEVCSNLTKQQKCLSSALKVPDPISIKPHHTQPIQRQQEVIRGRNTVLGPKEAFTAETLTFDPNGSKGKQFGDSSKSNLCIPKDVETLGKSLGIKKSRGKSSLVTDVLSVKAPIEASIYNHERTPNERDVQVAGSMVKLISSHYTKNNQTKGKVPSQINRPLFNMSWVSTRKKNVEAGDVTKSHNRDKSNADYKRKDVFTFYTDETSSVGGRDKTLFETSSVSSKGVHHSSVQTNTKREPTSKLKQNVKKKLFSDTDTDYGTTDVSWLKDSNKKPNIFTYGKKLPTMSKAMQPNTSYESLILPPKHRKSKPNKNIPNLGLTMEQPKNVSKSVAVPGRPCIANRRPQRAAASSKNYKEPETDESQSESDKALTSKNKSKDWMSKTQKSNATDHMNKTKSTGKYTTKTCKKLKENPYGCQSEFLTNQQTPFKTQEMSFNGSKSNAQIHAQEQRNMSKCPLPTSQTSPSPIEKMRSHARSNQSMDLPRSPFLSQQESPLCSSPNLTCQETFSPISRLPKPHYADASSFCTMAPKTMEKSQIHQQLSPALQSSISASPCPLLTSTKLTAVPSSPNLPFPKASISHHIHCSFSQESTVSQCSLNLSVCSSRIEQSPIAAEAVCQKTEKTPYSYKDSSNSQHTSGPSRKRCIPLSSSSEEEEEKIEKKKTRKTCPSRLKPRRLLNTFTEVLPESEMKQVLSTSCNVSNHWYADKKDGEMDMEDLELPDVFINPSNLCQQFSSELKKKFQNRFKIMDGYNKQGIKTVQQHVSSFRMQLDTHRTQKFEKVKNVLLEEINNLEQRNTVLNTMEKDLNIYFKKQCSSFLSYREEETRRHVVLKKALESDICPSLEYEGRLFTSQMVLIRKDLKTVQERLLKKMQEEEFQSVKRGLQALLFSDGVSE from the exons TCTGAATGGATTCTTGCGAAACACCACCAATGTGGCAACTCTCATAAAATGTCCACAACGGTTTCTAAACAAACTGGATGTTCTCATGACCAGG AGTTTGGAACAAAACGATTCCACCACAGCCTGTGAGGGTCTAGCAATCCTCCACAAATGTGGGAAGAACCTGAAATTGCCCGATGGAGGCCAAGGGCTGTCAGGAATAATAACTCAAGGCCTGATAAAAAAGAT GGTGCAGTGGTTTGAGAAATGCAAGAAATTGTGGATTCAGCGTGGGTCATATTCAGACGAGTACTTGTCCAGACTTTCTGAAAACTTCTTTGATGCTGTAATG GTGGTCCATGAAGCGTCCCAAGAAG GAGCGTATGGAATTACTGAGTCCTTCCTGTATTCCATTGGCCAGTTGGTCATCGATGCCAGAATTTACATCGTAATCAAGAAAGAG GCAATCCGTAAACTGAACATGATTCTGGAAAAAATCCCGGTGGAACTTAAGAAAGATAAGAAGATCCTGACCTCACAGGAGGCCTCAGAGATTAT GACCAAGTTGGCTGGTCAGATATTGCACTGTGGGG ATTATGATTTGCAAATAGCTCTGATCGAGGCATTGTTCCGAATGACAACACCCATCCAGAGAAAACAACAGACAGATCACTGGTTCAGCATGGCTCATGTGGCTGGTGCCTTTGTCCAGATCCAAGTTTCTGAGTTTGAGGCG GATTGTCGCAGTTTTCTGAACTTTGTGAATGGAATACAAGGAGACaggagaag AGTTCATTCCTTCCCGTGTTTGGCGATTTATTTGGATAAGTTTGAG CTGCTGATGCCTGCTGATGACAAGCTGAAAGAATTCTGGATTGACTTTAACCTTGGCAGCCAATGCATCTCTTTTTACTTCTCATGTGCAGAGGAAAAGTCTCAG ACTGGTCTGTGGGATACAATATGCATCAGTGAGAATGAAGTTCAAAGTTACACTGTTACAG AGATGGGAACGAGACAAGTTTTAAAGTTGCAGCTATCAGACGTGGTCATGGCGGGTATGGTAGAAGGATCAAGTCTTGCTATCCATTTCAGCTCCACTTTGGACATCCTTCAAACTGTTGGTTACGTCTATGGAAACAAGAAGACCAAA AATACAGTAGGAAAGACATCTGTTGTAAAGACGACAGTAAACGTTATTATGGAAGAGGGCAGCTCCCAG ACTGTTGTTCCAGAGAGTCAAATTTCCCTTGGTAACAGTGACAAAAACACTGCCTCTCATCTTATACAAGCACGGCCTACATCAGCAAAG ACCCCTACCAAGATGAGGATTTCTGAGTCGACCATCTGCATCAGCAGTAGTTCCAAAGGGAGTGTACATGGCCCTTCTAGCTTCCTTTCTGGTGGAATTCCATCAA ggaaaccaTCTCTGGAGATGCGCCCTGCTTCTAATAGAAAGAGAGAAACTATCTTCACAGAAGAAACAACTTCTGATGAAAACGTCAACCGTGGTCCGTCACCTTACACCACAAAATCTGATGATTCGAGAAAACAG AACATACCAGTTGTGATAGCAACAGGAATGATGCTAGCAGCACAGGGCACAGATCAGTCTCAGG AGAATTGTTTTGTACCTGACACTCAGCCTGTAACGGAAAGGAATGC GTCTCACTGGAGCAAAATGTCAGTTTCAGAAATGCTCATGATGCCTACACAGAAAATCAGTTCTCTGTCAAGGCTTG AGGTGTGTTCAAATTTGACAAAGCAGCAGAAATGCTTGTCATCTGCTCTAAAGGTTCCAGATCCAATTAGTATAAAACCGCATCATACCCAACCCATCCAGCGGCAACAAGAGGTCATCAGGGGGAGAAACACTGTGCTTGGACCAAAGGAAGCCTTCACAGCCGAAACATTGACATTTGATCCAAATGGCTCTAAAGGAAAACAGTTTGGGGACTCATCTAAATCCAACCTGTGTATTCCAAAAGATGTAGAAACCCTAGGAAAAAGCCTGGGCATAAAAAAGAGCAGAGGAAAGTCATCCTTGGTAACAGATGTTCTGTCAGTTAAGGCTCCAATCGAGGCATCCATATATAACCACGAAAGGACACCAAATGAG AGAGATGTGCAGGTTGCAGGTAGCATGGTGAAACTCATCTCAAGCCATTATACAAAAAACAACCAAACCAAAGGAAAAGTTCCATCCCAAATTAACAG GCCACTCTTTAATATGAGCTGGGTTTCAACTCGTAAA AAAAATGTTGAAGCAGGAGATGTAACCAAATCCCACAATAGAGACAAATCAAACGCCGATTACAAGAG GAaagatgtttttacattttacactgATGAAACATCCAGCGTAGGG GGAAGGGACAAAACACTCTTTGAAACATCTTCAGTATCAAGCAA AGGCGTTCATCACTCTTCAgttcaaacaaacacaaaaagagaACCTACATCAAAA CTGAAGCAGAATGTGAAGAAGAAACTGTTCAGTGACACAGACACAGACTACGGCACTACCGATGTCAGCTGGCTGAAAGACTCAAACAAGAAACCAAATATATTTACCTACGGCAAAAAGCTACCCACTATGTCCAAAGCGATGCAGCCTAATACTTCAT ATGAATCCCTGATTTTACCCCCAAAACATAGAAAAAGCAAACCCAACAAG AACATACCAAATTTGGGGCTGACAATGGAACAACCAAAGAATGTCAGTAAGTCTGTGGCAGTACCTGGCAGGCCCTGCATTGCTAACAGGAGACCCCAGCGAGCTGCAGCTTCTTCCAAGAACTACAAGGAGCCAGAAACTGATGAGAGTCAATCAGAATCAGATAAGGCTCTAACAAGCAAG AACAAGTCAAAGGATTGGATGTCAAAAACTCAGAAGAGTAATGCAACTGATCATATGAACAAGACAAAGAGCACTGGAAAATACACAACCAAAACCTGTAAGAAGCTTAAGGAAAACCCTTATGGCTGCCAGTCAGAGTTCTTAACTAATCAACAGACTCCTTTTAAG ACACAGGAAATGAGTTTTAATGGCAGCAAGTCCAATGCACAGATTCATGCCCAAGAACAGAGAAACATGTCAAAGTGTCCTCTTCCTACCTCCCAGACCTCTCCTTCCCCCATCGAGAAGATGCGGT CACATGCAAGGTCCAACCAGTCTATGGATTTGCCCCGCTCTCCGTTTCTCAGCCAGCAAGAGTCCCCACTCTGTTCCTCCCCAAACCTTACCTGTCAGGAAACCTTCTCGCCAATCTCCAGGCTACCTAAACCTCACTACGCAGACGCCTCTTCCTTCTGTACAATGGCACCCAAGACAATGGAG AAAAGTCAGATCCATCAACAATTGAGCCCAGCTCTTCAGTCTTCTATTTCAGCGTCTCCCTGTCCCTTGTTGACATCCACAAAGCTGACAGCGGTCCCTTCTTCTCCCAACTTGCCGTTCCCTAAAGCCTCCATCAGCCATCACATACACTGTAGCTTCAGTCAGGAATCTACTGTATCTCAGTGTTCCCTGAATCTGTCTGTATGCTCCAGTAGAATTGAGCAAAGCCCAATCGCTGCAGAGGCTGTTTGTCAGAAAACAGAG AAAACACCCTATTCATACAAAGACTCTTCAAATAGCCAACACACCTCAG GACCCAGTCGGAAACGTTGCATCCCCTTGTCCAGTAGTTCTGAGGAGGAAGAGGaaaagatagaaaaaaaaaaaactagaaagaCGTGCCCTTCTCGTTTAAAACCTCGAAGGCTACTGAATACCT TTACAGAGGTATTGCCTGAAAGTGAGATGAAGCAGGTGTTGTCAACCTCCTGCAATGTGTCAAATCATTGGTATGCTGATAAGAAAGATGGAGAGATGGACATGGAGGATTTAGAGTTACCGGATGTCTTCATTAACCCCAGTAATTTATGTCAGCAATTCAGTTCTGAACTAAAGAAGAAGTTCCAG aaTCGCTTCAAAATAATGGATGGTTATAACAAGCAAGGTATTAAGACTGTCCAGCAACATGTCTCCTCTTTCAGGATGCAACTTGACACACACAG GACCCAGAAGTTTGAAAAGGTCAAGAATGTCCTCTTGGAAGAGATCAACAATCTGGAGCAGAGGAACACTGTCCTGAATACTATGGAGAAAGACCTAAAT atttactttaaaaagCAGTGCAGTTCGTTCCTGTCTTATCGAGAGGAGGAAACCAGGAG ACATGTGGTCCTGAAGAAAGCCCTTGAGAGTGACATCTGTCCGAGCCTAGAGTACGAGGGGCGATTGTTCACATCTCAG ATGGTTCTGATAAGGAAGGACTTGAAAACAGTTCAAGAAAGACTCCTCAAAAAAATG
- the sycp2 gene encoding synaptonemal complex protein 2 isoform X1, translating into MTSELEKALEDILKSGDHATLNGFLRNTTNVATLIKCPQRFLNKLDVLMTRSLEQNDSTTACEGLAILHKCGKNLKLPDGGQGLSGIITQGLIKKMVQWFEKCKKLWIQRGSYSDEYLSRLSENFFDAVMVVHEASQEGAYGITESFLYSIGQLVIDARIYIVIKKEAIRKLNMILEKIPVELKKDKKILTSQEASEIMTKLAGQILHCGDYDLQIALIEALFRMTTPIQRKQQTDHWFSMAHVAGAFVQIQVSEFEADCRSFLNFVNGIQGDRRRVHSFPCLAIYLDKFELLMPADDKLKEFWIDFNLGSQCISFYFSCAEEKSQTGLWDTICISENEVQSYTVTEMGTRQVLKLQLSDVVMAGMVEGSSLAIHFSSTLDILQTVGYVYGNKKTKNTVGKTSVVKTTVNVIMEEGSSQQTVVPESQISLGNSDKNTASHLIQARPTSAKTPTKMRISESTICISSSSKGSVHGPSSFLSGGIPSRKPSLEMRPASNRKRETIFTEETTSDENVNRGPSPYTTKSDDSRKQNIPVVIATGMMLAAQGTDQSQENCFVPDTQPVTERNASHWSKMSVSEMLMMPTQKISSLSRLEVCSNLTKQQKCLSSALKVPDPISIKPHHTQPIQRQQEVIRGRNTVLGPKEAFTAETLTFDPNGSKGKQFGDSSKSNLCIPKDVETLGKSLGIKKSRGKSSLVTDVLSVKAPIEASIYNHERTPNERDVQVAGSMVKLISSHYTKNNQTKGKVPSQINRPLFNMSWVSTRKKNVEAGDVTKSHNRDKSNADYKRKDVFTFYTDETSSVGGRDKTLFETSSVSSKGVHHSSVQTNTKREPTSKLKQNVKKKLFSDTDTDYGTTDVSWLKDSNKKPNIFTYGKKLPTMSKAMQPNTSYESLILPPKHRKSKPNKNIPNLGLTMEQPKNVSKSVAVPGRPCIANRRPQRAAASSKNYKEPETDESQSESDKALTSKNKSKDWMSKTQKSNATDHMNKTKSTGKYTTKTCKKLKENPYGCQSEFLTNQQTPFKTQEMSFNGSKSNAQIHAQEQRNMSKCPLPTSQTSPSPIEKMRSHARSNQSMDLPRSPFLSQQESPLCSSPNLTCQETFSPISRLPKPHYADASSFCTMAPKTMEKSQIHQQLSPALQSSISASPCPLLTSTKLTAVPSSPNLPFPKASISHHIHCSFSQESTVSQCSLNLSVCSSRIEQSPIAAEAVCQKTEKTPYSYKDSSNSQHTSGPSRKRCIPLSSSSEEEEEKIEKKKTRKTCPSRLKPRRLLNTFTEVLPESEMKQVLSTSCNVSNHWYADKKDGEMDMEDLELPDVFINPSNLCQQFSSELKKKFQNRFKIMDGYNKQGIKTVQQHVSSFRMQLDTHRTQKFEKVKNVLLEEINNLEQRNTVLNTMEKDLNIYFKKQCSSFLSYREEETRRHVVLKKALESDICPSLEYEGRLFTSQMVLIRKDLKTVQERLLKKMQEEEFQSVKRGLQALLFSDGVSE; encoded by the exons TCTGAATGGATTCTTGCGAAACACCACCAATGTGGCAACTCTCATAAAATGTCCACAACGGTTTCTAAACAAACTGGATGTTCTCATGACCAGG AGTTTGGAACAAAACGATTCCACCACAGCCTGTGAGGGTCTAGCAATCCTCCACAAATGTGGGAAGAACCTGAAATTGCCCGATGGAGGCCAAGGGCTGTCAGGAATAATAACTCAAGGCCTGATAAAAAAGAT GGTGCAGTGGTTTGAGAAATGCAAGAAATTGTGGATTCAGCGTGGGTCATATTCAGACGAGTACTTGTCCAGACTTTCTGAAAACTTCTTTGATGCTGTAATG GTGGTCCATGAAGCGTCCCAAGAAG GAGCGTATGGAATTACTGAGTCCTTCCTGTATTCCATTGGCCAGTTGGTCATCGATGCCAGAATTTACATCGTAATCAAGAAAGAG GCAATCCGTAAACTGAACATGATTCTGGAAAAAATCCCGGTGGAACTTAAGAAAGATAAGAAGATCCTGACCTCACAGGAGGCCTCAGAGATTAT GACCAAGTTGGCTGGTCAGATATTGCACTGTGGGG ATTATGATTTGCAAATAGCTCTGATCGAGGCATTGTTCCGAATGACAACACCCATCCAGAGAAAACAACAGACAGATCACTGGTTCAGCATGGCTCATGTGGCTGGTGCCTTTGTCCAGATCCAAGTTTCTGAGTTTGAGGCG GATTGTCGCAGTTTTCTGAACTTTGTGAATGGAATACAAGGAGACaggagaag AGTTCATTCCTTCCCGTGTTTGGCGATTTATTTGGATAAGTTTGAG CTGCTGATGCCTGCTGATGACAAGCTGAAAGAATTCTGGATTGACTTTAACCTTGGCAGCCAATGCATCTCTTTTTACTTCTCATGTGCAGAGGAAAAGTCTCAG ACTGGTCTGTGGGATACAATATGCATCAGTGAGAATGAAGTTCAAAGTTACACTGTTACAG AGATGGGAACGAGACAAGTTTTAAAGTTGCAGCTATCAGACGTGGTCATGGCGGGTATGGTAGAAGGATCAAGTCTTGCTATCCATTTCAGCTCCACTTTGGACATCCTTCAAACTGTTGGTTACGTCTATGGAAACAAGAAGACCAAA AATACAGTAGGAAAGACATCTGTTGTAAAGACGACAGTAAACGTTATTATGGAAGAGGGCAGCTCCCAG CAGACTGTTGTTCCAGAGAGTCAAATTTCCCTTGGTAACAGTGACAAAAACACTGCCTCTCATCTTATACAAGCACGGCCTACATCAGCAAAG ACCCCTACCAAGATGAGGATTTCTGAGTCGACCATCTGCATCAGCAGTAGTTCCAAAGGGAGTGTACATGGCCCTTCTAGCTTCCTTTCTGGTGGAATTCCATCAA ggaaaccaTCTCTGGAGATGCGCCCTGCTTCTAATAGAAAGAGAGAAACTATCTTCACAGAAGAAACAACTTCTGATGAAAACGTCAACCGTGGTCCGTCACCTTACACCACAAAATCTGATGATTCGAGAAAACAG AACATACCAGTTGTGATAGCAACAGGAATGATGCTAGCAGCACAGGGCACAGATCAGTCTCAGG AGAATTGTTTTGTACCTGACACTCAGCCTGTAACGGAAAGGAATGC GTCTCACTGGAGCAAAATGTCAGTTTCAGAAATGCTCATGATGCCTACACAGAAAATCAGTTCTCTGTCAAGGCTTG AGGTGTGTTCAAATTTGACAAAGCAGCAGAAATGCTTGTCATCTGCTCTAAAGGTTCCAGATCCAATTAGTATAAAACCGCATCATACCCAACCCATCCAGCGGCAACAAGAGGTCATCAGGGGGAGAAACACTGTGCTTGGACCAAAGGAAGCCTTCACAGCCGAAACATTGACATTTGATCCAAATGGCTCTAAAGGAAAACAGTTTGGGGACTCATCTAAATCCAACCTGTGTATTCCAAAAGATGTAGAAACCCTAGGAAAAAGCCTGGGCATAAAAAAGAGCAGAGGAAAGTCATCCTTGGTAACAGATGTTCTGTCAGTTAAGGCTCCAATCGAGGCATCCATATATAACCACGAAAGGACACCAAATGAG AGAGATGTGCAGGTTGCAGGTAGCATGGTGAAACTCATCTCAAGCCATTATACAAAAAACAACCAAACCAAAGGAAAAGTTCCATCCCAAATTAACAG GCCACTCTTTAATATGAGCTGGGTTTCAACTCGTAAA AAAAATGTTGAAGCAGGAGATGTAACCAAATCCCACAATAGAGACAAATCAAACGCCGATTACAAGAG GAaagatgtttttacattttacactgATGAAACATCCAGCGTAGGG GGAAGGGACAAAACACTCTTTGAAACATCTTCAGTATCAAGCAA AGGCGTTCATCACTCTTCAgttcaaacaaacacaaaaagagaACCTACATCAAAA CTGAAGCAGAATGTGAAGAAGAAACTGTTCAGTGACACAGACACAGACTACGGCACTACCGATGTCAGCTGGCTGAAAGACTCAAACAAGAAACCAAATATATTTACCTACGGCAAAAAGCTACCCACTATGTCCAAAGCGATGCAGCCTAATACTTCAT ATGAATCCCTGATTTTACCCCCAAAACATAGAAAAAGCAAACCCAACAAG AACATACCAAATTTGGGGCTGACAATGGAACAACCAAAGAATGTCAGTAAGTCTGTGGCAGTACCTGGCAGGCCCTGCATTGCTAACAGGAGACCCCAGCGAGCTGCAGCTTCTTCCAAGAACTACAAGGAGCCAGAAACTGATGAGAGTCAATCAGAATCAGATAAGGCTCTAACAAGCAAG AACAAGTCAAAGGATTGGATGTCAAAAACTCAGAAGAGTAATGCAACTGATCATATGAACAAGACAAAGAGCACTGGAAAATACACAACCAAAACCTGTAAGAAGCTTAAGGAAAACCCTTATGGCTGCCAGTCAGAGTTCTTAACTAATCAACAGACTCCTTTTAAG ACACAGGAAATGAGTTTTAATGGCAGCAAGTCCAATGCACAGATTCATGCCCAAGAACAGAGAAACATGTCAAAGTGTCCTCTTCCTACCTCCCAGACCTCTCCTTCCCCCATCGAGAAGATGCGGT CACATGCAAGGTCCAACCAGTCTATGGATTTGCCCCGCTCTCCGTTTCTCAGCCAGCAAGAGTCCCCACTCTGTTCCTCCCCAAACCTTACCTGTCAGGAAACCTTCTCGCCAATCTCCAGGCTACCTAAACCTCACTACGCAGACGCCTCTTCCTTCTGTACAATGGCACCCAAGACAATGGAG AAAAGTCAGATCCATCAACAATTGAGCCCAGCTCTTCAGTCTTCTATTTCAGCGTCTCCCTGTCCCTTGTTGACATCCACAAAGCTGACAGCGGTCCCTTCTTCTCCCAACTTGCCGTTCCCTAAAGCCTCCATCAGCCATCACATACACTGTAGCTTCAGTCAGGAATCTACTGTATCTCAGTGTTCCCTGAATCTGTCTGTATGCTCCAGTAGAATTGAGCAAAGCCCAATCGCTGCAGAGGCTGTTTGTCAGAAAACAGAG AAAACACCCTATTCATACAAAGACTCTTCAAATAGCCAACACACCTCAG GACCCAGTCGGAAACGTTGCATCCCCTTGTCCAGTAGTTCTGAGGAGGAAGAGGaaaagatagaaaaaaaaaaaactagaaagaCGTGCCCTTCTCGTTTAAAACCTCGAAGGCTACTGAATACCT TTACAGAGGTATTGCCTGAAAGTGAGATGAAGCAGGTGTTGTCAACCTCCTGCAATGTGTCAAATCATTGGTATGCTGATAAGAAAGATGGAGAGATGGACATGGAGGATTTAGAGTTACCGGATGTCTTCATTAACCCCAGTAATTTATGTCAGCAATTCAGTTCTGAACTAAAGAAGAAGTTCCAG aaTCGCTTCAAAATAATGGATGGTTATAACAAGCAAGGTATTAAGACTGTCCAGCAACATGTCTCCTCTTTCAGGATGCAACTTGACACACACAG GACCCAGAAGTTTGAAAAGGTCAAGAATGTCCTCTTGGAAGAGATCAACAATCTGGAGCAGAGGAACACTGTCCTGAATACTATGGAGAAAGACCTAAAT atttactttaaaaagCAGTGCAGTTCGTTCCTGTCTTATCGAGAGGAGGAAACCAGGAG ACATGTGGTCCTGAAGAAAGCCCTTGAGAGTGACATCTGTCCGAGCCTAGAGTACGAGGGGCGATTGTTCACATCTCAG ATGGTTCTGATAAGGAAGGACTTGAAAACAGTTCAAGAAAGACTCCTCAAAAAAATG